A window from Balearica regulorum gibbericeps isolate bBalReg1 chromosome 1, bBalReg1.pri, whole genome shotgun sequence encodes these proteins:
- the ECRG4 gene encoding augurin, whose protein sequence is MPPPCPRGALPGAALLLLVLLLLCAAPDLSRGNKLKLMLQKREAVKPEVSVKETAAKEFLSSLRRQRRQLWDRSQPDVQQWYQQFLYLGFDEAKFEDDISYWTSLGRARNEYYGGYYQHHYDEDSPIGPRNPHTFRHGAGVNYDDY, encoded by the exons ATGCCGCCGCCGTGCCCCCGCGGGGCCCTGCCCGGggccgccctcctcctcctcgtcctcctgctgctctgcgcGGCCCCCG ATCTTTCAAGGGGAAATAAGCTTAAACTGATGCTTCAGAAACGTGAAG CCGTGAAGCCCGAGGTGTCagtgaaagaaacagcagccaAGGAGTTCCTAAGCAGCCTGAGACGCCAGAGGCGCCAGCTGTGGGACCGAAGCCAGCCCGACGTCCAGCAGTGGTACCAGCAGTTCCTGTACCTGGGGTTCGATGAGGCG AAATTTGAAGATGACATCTCTTACTGGACAAGTTTAGGGCGTGCTCGTAATGAATACTATGGTGGATACTACCAACACCACTACGATGAAGATTCACCAATTGGCCCACGAAATCCACACACCTTCAGGCACGGAGCAGGTGTCAACTATGATGATTACTAA